One region of Oncorhynchus mykiss isolate Arlee chromosome 8, USDA_OmykA_1.1, whole genome shotgun sequence genomic DNA includes:
- the rnf182 gene encoding E3 ubiquitin-protein ligase RNF182 has product MMGKLRNMEEGGIVEGFSTEELECMICYCPYSLGSRRPKVLECCHRLCAKCLAKILDLGESPPNAVVCPFCRFVTSFPGEAAGNLPDDCNLVAALTLQTRNQRNLHYPNEGPTELLLSPRHLSSLMGNPPSGSPSSSTTTTTTHTYSSIRGSPNYMVITIMEPPPSPQDHHPYQLHSHPPGVGTIQGRDYHSSSLDSMASITQRWAVWNCAARALVWVLGLLYFSSLPMGVYLLIMQKTTLGVLLVSLVPASLVMIMVYGFCQCLCHEFWDLMPHSSQRTIIRGG; this is encoded by the coding sequence atgatggggaAGTTACGGAATATGGAGGAAGGGGGGATAGTGGAGGGCTTCAGCACGGAGGAGCTGGAGTGCATGATCTGTTACTGCCCATATAGCCTGGGCAGCCGGCGCCCTAAGGTTCTCGAGTGCTGTCACCGCCTGTGTGCCAAGTGCCTGGCCAAGATCTTAGACTTGGGCGAGTCGCCACCCAATGCTGTGGTGTGCCCGTTTTGCCGGTTCGTCACTAGTTTCCCGGGCGAGGCGGCGGGCAACCTGCCAGATGACTGCAACTTGGTGGCCGCGCTGACCCTCCAGACCCGGAACCAGAGGAACTTGCACTACCCCAATGAAGGCCCCACCGAGCTACTGCTCAGCCCCAGGCACCTAAGCTCACTCATGGGCAACCCTCCCAGCGGctccccatcctcctccactaccactaccaccacccacACCTACTCCTCCATCCGCGGCTCACCCAACTACATGGTCATCACCATCATGGAACCGCCTCCATCCCCTCAGGACCACCACCCCTACCAACTTCACTCCCACCCCCCTGGAGTGGGCACCATCCAGGGTAGGGATTACCACTCCTCCAGTCTGGACTCCATGGCCTCCATCACCCAGAGGTGGGCGGTGTGGAACTGCGCCGCCCGGGCGCTGGTGTGGGTGTTGGGGCTCCTCTACTTCAGCTCCTTGCCCATGGGGGTCTACCTGCTCATCATGCAGAAGACCACCCTGGGGGTCCTTCTGGTAAGCCTGGTCCCGGCAAGCCTCGTCATGATCATGGTCTACGGCTTCTGCCAGTGCCTCTGTCACGAGTTCTGGGACCTTATGCCCCATAGCAGCCAAAGAACGATCATCCGAGGAGGTTAA